Proteins from a genomic interval of Thamnophis elegans isolate rThaEle1 chromosome 2, rThaEle1.pri, whole genome shotgun sequence:
- the LYL1 gene encoding LOW QUALITY PROTEIN: protein lyl-1 (The sequence of the model RefSeq protein was modified relative to this genomic sequence to represent the inferred CDS: inserted 4 bases in 4 codons; deleted 2 bases in 1 codon): protein MILILHSWTERSQADMMEKLKNSQSPVKPQQPSVPPAVTPTSLPSPDGGXNDVEATEPPTSPTSFSPHTKGAXPAEAPHAALPPNVPVISLGYSKSPTPVEVPTTQLTALHPIPNFLQFSGLPGPPXSSLPLTGVRSPLLAPQYQLIPFSKNLYLGSSGTFGVFPNNRLKRRPSHYEQDITEGLQPQKVARRVFTNSRERWRQQNVNGAFAELRKLIPTHPPDKKLSKNEILRLAMKYINFLVKLLSDQARLTGGETAETDSPCNGXPRTPSPSASIKLEQLTVESMTVLEAGEPR, encoded by the exons AGAGAAGCCAAGCAGATATGATGGAGAAGCTGAAGAATTCCCAGTCGCCTGTTAAACCTCAGCAGCCAAGCGTTCCACCTGCTGTTACCCCAACGTCTCTTCCTTCCCCAGATGGCG GGAATGACGTAGAGGCCACTGAACCCCCCACCAGCCCCACGTCTTTCTCACCTCACACAAAGGGAG CTCCTGCTGAGGCTCCCCATGCAGCACTGCCCCCCAATGTCCCTGTCATCAGCCTGGGCTACAGCAAGTCCCCCACTCCTGTTGAGGTCCCCACAACCCAACTCACGGCCCTACACCCCATTCCTAATTTCTTGCAGTTCTCAGGTCTGCCTGGACCCC CATCATCCCTGCCTTTGACTGGAGTAAGGAGTCCACTTTTAGCCCCACAATACCAGCTCATCCCTTTCTCAAAA aa CCTCTACCTAGGCAGCTCTGGGACATTTGGTGTCTTTCCCAATAACCGCCTCAAGCGGAGACCAAGTCATTATGAGCAAGACATTACTGAAG GTCTTCAACCCCAGAAAGTGGCACGTCGGGTCTTCACTAATAGCCGGGAACGG TGGCGTCAACAGAATGTCAATGGCGCCTTCGCTGAGCTTCGGAAACTCATTCCCACCCATCCACCTGACAAGAAATTGAGTAAGAATGAGATTCTTCGCTTGGCCATGAAATATATCAATTTCCTGGTCAAGCTACTGAGCGACCAGGCCAGACTGACTGGAGGGGAGACTGCTGAAACAGACAGCCCCTGCAATG ACCCCAGGACTCCATCACCATCAGCATCCATAAAACTGGAACAGTTGACCGTCGAGTCAATGACTGTATTGGAAGCCGGAGAACCACGGTGA